One part of the Anopheles coustani chromosome 2, idAnoCousDA_361_x.2, whole genome shotgun sequence genome encodes these proteins:
- the LOC131263391 gene encoding protein phosphatase 1L, which yields MEDELEDKILYQTLSKSHMKLLSKFAVGVTPLNSSLSYVWKVMRVYLLKPEVLIAGLLICLFVLYLQAAEVWSRGFIRRISSSLGFGKPGGARSGKLAMLVSAAEKHSWEERTTGSAVYAVQGRRARMEDRYVISENINNCGISLFAIFDGHGGEYAAEYAKTVLVKNINQKLQQSSAIADGKESPPTVANGKPSSDCGPDGKPDSPGSPKAANDREKDVNERYKVMNGAGSHGNGNEPPGSAATVQRRQSFRKSKTEDAIGGAGGTGAIGGSNSNNQQLENDLLSKYMGNQSPARQQVKKNLLNGTSGAGPTPVKPKTYEAQCYVQDGSINFGKIITDEVLAADFDLVEAAKRMSDFAGTTALIAVIHRSKLIVANVGDSRGVMCDYKGNAIPLSFDHKPQQVREQKRIADAGGFIAFKGVWRVAGILATSRALGDYPLKEKNLVIADPDILSFDLVDHRPQFLILASDGLWDTFTNEEAVAYVRERLDEPHYGAKSIALQSYSRGSVDNITVLVVVLKNGRFEVGSSSD from the exons ATGGAGGACGAGCTGGAAGATAAGATACTGTATCAAACGCTGTCCAAGTCGCACATGAAGCTCCTCTCGAAATTCGCAGTCGGCGTTACGCCGCTCAACAGTTCGCTCAGTTACGTCTGGAAAGTGATGCGGGTGTACCTGCTAAAGCCGGAGGTCCTGATCGCCGGACTTCTGATTTGTCTGTTCGTCCTCTACCTGCAAGCGGCGGAAGTATGGAGCCGCGGGTTTATTCGGCGTATCAGCAGCAGCCTCGGGTTCGGCAAACCCGGTGGAGCCCGGTCGGGCAAGCTGGCGATGCTGGTATCGGCCGCCGAGAAGCACAGCTGGGAAGAGCGGACCACCGGTAGTGCCGTGTATGCGGTTCAAGGACGTCGTGCGCGGATGGAAGATAG ATACGTTATAagtgaaaacatcaacaactgCGGTATCTCCCTGTTCGCCATCTTTGACGGACACGGTGGCGAGTATGCGGCCGAGTACGCCAAGACCGTGCTGGTGAAGAACATCAACCAGAAGCTGCAACAATCGTCGGCGATTGCCGATGGCAAGGAATCACCGCCGACGGTGGCAAACGGAAAGCCATCGTCCGATTGTGGGCCCGATGGGAAACCCGACTCGCCCGGTTCACCGAAGGCGGCCAACGACCGGGAGAAAGACGTCAACGAACGATACAAGGTGATGAATGGGGCTGGGAGTCACGGAAATGGTAACGAACCGCCCGGATCAGCGGCCACCGTTCAGCGGAGGCAAAGTTTCCGCAAATCGAAGACTGAAGATGCGATCGGTGGTGCAGGCGGCACTGGCGCCATCGGTGGAAGCAATAGCAACAATCAACAGCTGGAGAACGATCTGCTGAGCAAGTACATGGGCAATCAGTCACCGGCGAGGCAGCAGGTAAAGAAGAATCTGCTAAATGGAACATCCGGCGCCGGGCCCACACCGGTAAAGCCGAAAACCTACGAAGCGCAGTGTTACGTGCAGGATGGAAGCATTAATTTTGGGAAAATCATCACCGACGAAGTGTTGGCGGCGGACTTCGATCTCGTTGAAGCGGCAAAGCGGATG tCTGATTTTGCCGGAACAACGGCTCTAATCGCCGTCATCCACCGCAGCAAGCTGATAGTGGCCAACGTGGGGGACTCACGGGGAGTCATGTGCGACTACAAGGGCAACGCCATCCCGCTGTCATTTGACCACAAGCCACAGCAGGTGCGGGAACAAAAACGGATCGCCGACGCCGGCGGATTCATCGCGTTCAAGGGCGTGTGGCGTGTGGCGGGCATATTGGCAACATCGCGCGCCCTCGGCGACTACCCGCTGAAGGAGAAAAACCTGGTCATTGCCGACCCAGACATTCTTTCGTTCGATCTCGTCGATCATAG ACCACAATTTCTCATCCTGGCATCGGATGGGCTTTGGGATACGTTCACCAACGAGGAAGCCGTGGCGTACGTACGCGAACGGCTCGATGAGCcacactatggagcgaaaagcaTCGCCCTGCAATCGTATAGTCGTGGCTCGGTGGACAACATCACGGTATTGGTGGTCGTGCTGAAAAACGGTCGCTTCGAAGTGGGCTCATCGAGCGACTGA